A region from the Coffea eugenioides isolate CCC68of chromosome 9, Ceug_1.0, whole genome shotgun sequence genome encodes:
- the LOC113782452 gene encoding MADS-box protein SOC1-like, whose translation MEENAVILNKRKFGGRRKIQIKKIEKKKNLLVSFSKRRAGLFKKAEEYTKKSGAQVAILVQSPGGRFFTFGGPDSASVDSILEQYLAGMMPSSSSSSSAKNGTVVDDQGKSNPVEIEENTMEEEVIEQGLMETNQVSDGKESLLKQLLDNDDLQCFDELENYMVTMKGLESEELSQEDDGTNRAADDTINGDPDSSSLLNPNVNLDYFGGFPVNNDQMIGGAHTAVNDANPVYFSGLPVTNDFFQEYNEMTRAAADAASSSLLIPKVNLDYFSGLPKNNDFFQDDEMARPADTINGDADPSSLVIPNVNLDYFGGLPMNNDFFQDDEMNRAADAVNGDVDSSSLLIPSVNLDCFGGLPVDFDFDEPSPQYNDWE comes from the coding sequence ATGGAGGAGAATGCCGTAATACTGAATAAAAGGAAATTCGGTGGTCGAAGAAAGattcaaatcaagaaaattgagaagaagaagaacttgCTAGTCTCGTTTTCTAAACGTCGTGCAGGCTTGTTCAAGAAAGCTGAGGAATACACCAAAAAATCTGGGGCTCAAGTTGCTATCCTTGTCCAATCTCCAGGTGGTAGATTCTTTACCTTTGGTGGTCCTGACTCTGCTTCGGTAGACTCCATTCTTGAACAGTATCTTGCTGGCATGATGCCTTCATCTTCAAGTTCTTCTTCTGCTAAGAATGGTACTGTTGTTGATGATCAGGGAAAGAGTAATCCTGTGGAGATTGAAGAAAATACTATGGAAGAAGAGGTTATAGAGCAGGGATTGATGGAAACTAACCAGGTCAGTGATGGAAAAGAATCTTTGTTGAAACAGCTGTTGGATAATGATGATCTTCAATGCTTTGACGAACTCGAAAACTATATGGTCACCATGAAAGGCCTGGAGAGTGAGGAATTGTCTCAAGAAGATGATGGAACGAATAGGGCTGCTGATGATACTATTAATGGTGATCCTGATTCATCAAGTTTATTGAATCCCAATGTTAATCTTGATTATTTTGGTGGGTTTCCAGTGAATAATGATCAGATGATCGGGGGTGCTCATACGGCCGTCAATGATGCTAATCCTGTTTATTTTAGTGGGCTTCCAGTGACTAATGATTTTTTTCAAGAATATAATGAGATGACCAGGGCTGCTGCAGATGCTGCTTCATCAAGTTTGTTGATTCCAAAAGTTAATCTTGATTATTTCAGTGGTCTTCCAAAGAACAATGATTTCTTTCAAGATGATGAGATGGCCAGGCCTGCTGATACCATTAATGGTGATGCTGATCCATCAAGTTTAGTGATTCCCAACGTTAATCTTGATTATTTTGGTGGGCTTCCAATGAATAATGATTTCTTTCAAGATGATGAGATGAACAGGGCTGCTGATGCTGTTAATGGCGATGTCGATTCATCAAGTTTATTGATTCCTAGTGTTAATCTTGATTGTTTTGGTGGGCTTCCagttgattttgattttgatgaacCGAGTCCTCAGTACAATGATTGGGAGTAG